From Pseudanabaena sp. PCC 6802, one genomic window encodes:
- a CDS encoding EthD domain-containing protein, which produces MRKDDFSARDAEGKVVFYVPLWKRKGISQELFDDYWRNVHGPVCARLPGQYQYWQFHVDHNDGGIWPTIDGIQYSCDPEDQFDGIAELTFKSVEDRNTWFKAAAILMDDEHNIFSKAIGYNTSIGNSKTFVDGVPIGDPNDRADYELVRLFVLLKKQNDISVEAFRSYLFDKFAPTVGQDRNLLKLRVHQFEEVDNSRPPAAGVDHGEAPEKNYQGALEVAFSDRLHMERFFASSEYQSTIADQPRYIKQLCTFPCRATYTFVYDGKMTLAGQRSSTVAQLITSIGAVNQLQDDISQLMLYQKLS; this is translated from the coding sequence GTGAGAAAAGACGATTTTTCAGCACGAGACGCAGAGGGTAAGGTTGTCTTCTATGTACCTCTATGGAAGCGGAAGGGGATAAGCCAGGAGCTATTTGATGACTACTGGAGAAACGTACACGGGCCAGTCTGTGCCAGACTGCCAGGACAATATCAATACTGGCAATTCCATGTTGACCATAACGATGGGGGGATATGGCCGACCATTGATGGGATTCAGTACAGTTGCGATCCCGAGGATCAATTTGATGGCATTGCCGAATTAACCTTTAAGTCCGTTGAAGATCGCAACACCTGGTTTAAAGCCGCAGCGATTCTGATGGATGACGAGCACAATATCTTCAGCAAAGCGATCGGCTACAACACCAGCATTGGGAACTCTAAAACCTTTGTCGATGGAGTGCCGATCGGCGATCCCAACGATCGCGCCGACTACGAGTTGGTAAGGCTGTTTGTCCTGCTCAAAAAACAAAATGACATCAGCGTGGAAGCATTCCGCAGCTATTTGTTCGATAAATTTGCTCCCACAGTGGGGCAAGATCGAAACTTGCTCAAGCTGCGCGTGCATCAATTTGAGGAGGTGGATAATTCCCGTCCTCCTGCGGCTGGTGTCGATCACGGTGAAGCTCCCGAGAAGAACTATCAAGGGGCGCTTGAGGTGGCCTTTAGCGATCGCCTGCACATGGAGAGATTTTTTGCCTCATCGGAATATCAATCGACGATTGCGGATCAACCTCGGTACATTAAGCAGCTTTGCACGTTCCCCTGTCGTGCTACCTACACGTTTGTCTATGACGGCAAGATGACCTTAGCCGGTCAGCGCAGCTCGACTGTCGCGCAGCTAATAACGAGCATTGGGGCTGTGAATCAGCTCCAGGATGATATCTCGCAATTGATGTTATATCAAAAACTGTCCTGA